The following coding sequences are from one Acidobacteriota bacterium window:
- a CDS encoding glutamine synthetase encodes MNENKIKGMLSVERLRELVAQEQIETVIVGFTDHYGRLVGKRYDAEMFIADTIAHGTHGCDYLLTVDMEMEPVPGYKFANWELGYGDFHLVPDLATLRMASWLDKTALVICDVENEKTHSPISVAPRSILRKQIEVARSLGFESFAASELEYYLFENSYRQANEQAYQTLTPAGWYLEDYHILQGTRTEAFTAAARRHLKNSGVPVENSKGEWGLGQHELNVRYADALEMADRHIVYKQCLKEIAEAMGLSVTFMAKFAADRAGSSCHIHFSLWRDGQNAFAGDKEFGPVKCPILCSDEFRWFLGGWMAHVYDVMPFYAPTVNSYKRYVDGSWAPTRLAWSHDNRTGGFRVVGSGNSLRIECRIPGADANPCLAFAASLASGLDGIANKIEPPECFVGDIYAAKSLPRVPYTLAEATDKFEASEFAKRALGEDVVEHYTHFFRTEQSAFNSTVTDWERKRYFERI; translated from the coding sequence ATGAACGAAAACAAAATCAAAGGAATGCTCAGCGTAGAGCGATTGCGCGAACTGGTCGCGCAGGAACAAATCGAAACCGTTATCGTCGGCTTCACGGATCACTATGGGCGATTGGTCGGGAAACGATACGACGCTGAAATGTTTATCGCCGACACCATTGCGCACGGAACGCACGGTTGCGATTACCTGCTGACCGTGGATATGGAAATGGAGCCGGTGCCGGGTTACAAATTCGCTAACTGGGAATTGGGCTACGGCGATTTTCATCTGGTGCCGGATCTGGCGACACTACGCATGGCAAGCTGGCTGGACAAAACGGCATTGGTGATATGCGATGTGGAAAACGAAAAGACGCATTCGCCGATAAGCGTCGCGCCGCGTTCGATCTTGCGAAAGCAAATTGAAGTCGCACGCAGTTTGGGATTTGAGAGCTTCGCCGCATCGGAATTGGAGTATTACCTGTTTGAAAACAGTTACCGCCAGGCCAACGAGCAAGCCTACCAAACGCTGACGCCTGCCGGTTGGTATCTGGAGGATTACCACATCCTGCAAGGCACCCGAACTGAAGCTTTCACCGCCGCCGCTCGGCGTCACTTGAAGAATTCCGGTGTGCCGGTCGAGAACTCCAAAGGTGAATGGGGCCTGGGGCAGCACGAATTAAACGTGCGCTATGCCGACGCGCTGGAAATGGCCGACCGGCACATTGTTTACAAGCAATGCCTGAAAGAAATTGCCGAGGCCATGGGACTCAGCGTCACCTTTATGGCCAAGTTCGCCGCTGACCGCGCCGGTTCCAGTTGCCACATTCATTTCAGTTTATGGCGCGACGGCCAGAACGCCTTTGCCGGAGATAAAGAGTTTGGCCCGGTGAAATGCCCAATTTTGTGTAGTGATGAGTTTCGCTGGTTTCTGGGCGGATGGATGGCGCATGTGTACGACGTGATGCCGTTTTATGCGCCGACTGTAAACTCGTATAAACGATACGTAGACGGTTCGTGGGCGCCAACGCGCTTGGCGTGGAGCCATGACAATCGCACCGGAGGTTTCCGCGTCGTCGGCAGCGGCAATAGCTTGCGCATCGAATGCCGCATTCCCGGCGCCGACGCGAATCCATGCTTGGCGTTTGCTGCTTCGCTGGCGTCGGGCCTCGACGGCATCGCCAACAAAATCGAACCGCCGGAATGTTTTGTCGGCGACATTTACGCCGCGAAATCTTTACCACGTGTTCCCTACACCCTGGCCGAAGCGACCGACAAATTCGAAGCCAGTGAATTTGCCAAACGCGCTTTGGGCGAAGATGTCGTTGAACATTACACCCATTTTTTCCGCACCGAACAATCGGCGTTCAATTCGACGGTGACCGATTGGGAGCGCAAACGATACTTCGAGCGAATATGA
- a CDS encoding PHP domain-containing protein — protein sequence MRPPIFRILIFSALVAMLTMATLPSSAQEKKLNWYKGNTHTHTVNSDGDSTPDEVVRWYREHGYNFLVLSDHNYLTEVGGLNSVFAATEKFLLIPGEEITDKFEKKDIHINGLNPRELVKPQHGDSVVATIQNDVNAIRKVEGVPHVNHPNFNWSITTDDLKRIKNLKLFEIYNGHPTVNNLGGGGVPGLETMWDDILSAGMLLYGIAVDDAHYFKTPEDRTKARPGFGWVVVRAEKLATTDILQAMERGDFYASTGVTLRDYQADKKQITLTIAEQPATSKYTVQFIGQWGKVLKEVANNPASYTFKGDEMYVRAKVIESNGKFAWTQPIFLKQ from the coding sequence ATGCGTCCTCCAATTTTCCGAATCCTGATCTTCTCTGCCCTGGTCGCGATGCTAACCATGGCGACTCTCCCTTCTTCCGCGCAGGAAAAGAAGCTGAACTGGTACAAAGGCAACACGCACACGCACACCGTCAACAGCGACGGCGATTCGACGCCCGACGAAGTCGTCCGCTGGTATCGTGAACACGGCTACAACTTTCTGGTGTTGTCGGATCACAACTACCTGACCGAAGTCGGCGGGTTGAATTCCGTCTTCGCCGCAACGGAAAAGTTTCTGTTGATCCCCGGCGAAGAAATCACCGATAAGTTTGAAAAGAAAGACATTCACATCAACGGTTTGAATCCGCGCGAGTTGGTGAAACCGCAACACGGCGATAGCGTTGTGGCGACCATTCAAAACGACGTCAACGCCATTCGCAAAGTCGAAGGCGTTCCGCACGTCAATCATCCAAACTTCAATTGGTCAATCACCACCGACGACCTGAAACGAATCAAAAACCTGAAATTGTTCGAGATTTACAACGGACATCCGACCGTCAACAACCTGGGCGGCGGGGGCGTTCCAGGCTTGGAAACGATGTGGGACGACATCCTTTCCGCCGGAATGTTGCTGTATGGCATTGCCGTTGACGATGCGCATTACTTCAAAACGCCGGAAGACAGGACGAAAGCGCGTCCAGGGTTCGGCTGGGTGGTTGTTCGCGCGGAGAAGCTGGCAACAACGGACATCCTGCAAGCGATGGAGCGCGGCGATTTTTACGCTTCGACCGGCGTCACATTGCGGGATTACCAGGCCGACAAAAAGCAAATTACGCTCACCATCGCCGAACAACCCGCGACCAGCAAATACACTGTGCAGTTCATCGGCCAATGGGGCAAAGTGTTGAAAGAAGTGGCAAATAATCCGGCAAGTTACACATTCAAAGGTGACGAAATGTACGTCCGCGCCAAAGTCATCGAATCGAACGGGAAATTCGCCTGGACGCAACCGATATTTTTGAAGCAGTAG